tccatttttttatattgtcattattattatttttctccacttattttctaattttacactatttatacataaaaatacctattatatatattttccacatatatatattgtccCGGAATTTctatttgaaaattattctttatatagTTTAATACTATCATTAAGATTGTGTGTTAGTAaaatcattattttcttcttattatatatatattaccttTAACTACATAGAATATTTTATAGCTCATTTTGATCATTTCTTAGgtcattatttaattattatggaagtgatttaaaaaatgtataatattttatattcattgaataaaaattcatatatcaactaaatatatatttgcttCCCATGTATATTGTGTTGTTTTGattccaaaaaatatatacatcatttttacatataattcATGtgatattttgaattttttttcgactaTTCCATTAtacaataatattatttatatatgatacGTTTATAGTATGATTACCATAAATTTCACTTTATTTCATATTATACaatgttttatattattactaaTTTCAGAACTAATCTATGTTTTGTATGTAATATGTTTTCTCTTAgtaattcataaatatatacttacattttctgttttattATTGTTCTATTATCCTTTATATATCTATTTAGTTAGGTTTAAGGGCTCATATTAATTACTACTTATACTTAGTTTTTAATACAAATCGTATCATATttctattttaaaataataatatttccgAATTatgtgtaacaaaaaaaagatgtttTTTCTCAGTTACAATTAattatatgttatatatattcggTATTCCGTATTAATAAGGAGAACTTATTCTTCATTCATGATTTTATGTAGATTAGTATCCAATATTATATCTATTAAAATGCATATCTGGGGAATAAAAATCATATTCATATGATTGTAATTCATTACTTCCTTGAACTTCATtctttaaattcttttttgtctttctaATTCGAGGATCTAACATAGATCTCAATGGTGTAAACtgatttttaagaaaaaaaaaaatacacatttgAAACATAGTAactgtaattaaaaaaatatatatagtacTAATTTAGAACAAACACTCtataatattcatatttataaatatttcttctatTTACCTTGTAtagtagaaataaaaatccaACTGTTCCAACAGACAAAGATGAAATTATAATTCCAGTTGACTTACCATCATTTGTAGAATCAGGAGCTAAATCATGAGTAACACTCTTTGAACTTTGTTCATAACTAGGCTTTAAATTCTGATCTGCACGATAATATGAACAatatggaagaaaaacatataaatgaTATTATTTACGGTTACGTATGGCATAATAGGTAATTATTACACTGAATTTTACTTTGTAAGTTATaacaatataatttaataccATGCAAATTATTACGATCCaattcttcttccattttgcatataatattgaaattatcatctatttttaaatgtggaataatgtaattattaaattctttacacaataatgaattattatCACTCTTACACATCACCTTATATAAATCATATAGAATTTTTGATTCAtcaatatatttacaatattcCATGTTAGATATTactttgttcattttatttttgtcattatatgaatcccaaaaaaggaaaacatcaTAAATGCTTTTTATCTGTATAATTTCAGAAAATTCTTTAATAGGAAATTCACATTCACAATCAgagcatttttcatttttctgctTATTCcaatgattaaaaaaacttGTAAAATCATCTTGATTTACTTGTCTTTCTATT
The Plasmodium cynomolgi strain B DNA, scaffold: 0416, whole genome shotgun sequence DNA segment above includes these coding regions:
- a CDS encoding hypothetical protein (putative) translates to MLCIYLKYWLYDQLIERQVNQDDFTSFFNHWNKQKNEKCSDCECEFPIKEFSEIIQIKSIYDVFLFWDSYNDKNKMNKVISNMEYCKYIDESKILYDLYKVMCKSDNNSLLCKEFNNYIIPHLKIDDNFNIICKMEEELDRNNLHGIKLYCYNLQNQNLKPSYEQSSKSVTHDLAPDSTNDGKSTGIIISSLSVGTVGFLFLLYKVNRRNIYKYEYYRVFVLN